Part of the Pseudoalteromonas undina genome, AAGTGGCGCTGAAAAAACCACCTTATCAAACTCAGGAACCATCATACCAGGTCCGAACTCACCTAATGCGCCACCATCTTGACCTGAAGGGCAATTAGAGTGCAATTTAGCTAGCTCAGCAAAGTCTTCGCCTTGCTCAATTTTATCTTTAAGGTCTAAACATTGTGCTTCACTGTCTACGAGTATGTGCCTTGCACTTGCTACTGCCATAAAATCTCCTATTTATAAGTTTAGTTTTCTATCTACTAAGCAACATCTTAGTAAGGTTAAACTGAAAACACAAAATTAAAATGCACTTTTGATGGCGCTTTCTAATTTTGCTGAATCGGGTTTGACGCGGCTGTTAAAGCGAGTCACTGATTGACGATCTGCCGAAACCACGTATTTATAAAAATTCCAGTTAGGTGAACTAGTTTTTGCATTTAAGTGCTTGAAAATAGGGTTGGCATCGCTGCCACGCACTGCGCTGGTGGCTAACATAGGGAAAGTAACGCCGTAATTTACATAACAGACTTTAGCCGTATCTTTTTCGTCATTTTCTTCTTGAAAAAAATCGTCAGATGGAAAACCGAGCACCACTAAGCCTTGCTCTTTATATTTTTTGTATAGCGTTTCTAGCCCTTCAAACTGAGAAGTAAAGCCGCAATTGCTGGCAGTGTTAACAATCAACAGTGGCTTATTTTTAAATTCACATAGATTAAGCGTTTCGGTTGAACGAAGCTTTCTCAGTGACACATTTGTGAAGTCATCGCAGGTATCTGTCTTTGCTGAAGGGCTATTAGTGTCTGCTGCATTGGTGGTTACAGATACACAGCCTAGAGCCAATGTTAATCCGAATATTAATTTTCTTATCATGCGGTTACCTTGAATGCTATTCGATGGGTGTTTATGTAACTTATCATACGCTACTATAGACAAAATTGATCAATTTTACTTATTTTCTATGACTATACGTTTAGCAAAACCTGATGATTTAACTGCTATTGTTGCCATTTACAATGAAACTATCCCTAGTCGAATGGTGACCGCCGATACCGAAGAAGTAACCGTTGCTGACAAACAACCTTGGTTTGATAGCCATACAGCTCAAAGACCTATTTTTGTTTACTGCGAAAATGACCAAGTACTAGCGTGGGTAAGTTATAAATCGTTTTATGGGCGCCCAGCTTACGATGGCACCGTTGAACTAAGCATCTACATTACATCAGCAGCCCAAGGAAAAGGGTTGGGTAAAAAGTTGATGCAATTTGCACAACAACAAGCACAAAAGCTCGATATTGAAGTGTTACTCGGGTTTATTTTTAGCCATAACGAACCAAGCATTAAATTATTTAAGCATTTTGATTTTGCAGTATGGGGAGAGTTGCCCAATGTTGCAAGGATGGATAACCAGCTGTACAGCCTGACTATTTTTGGTAAGCATTTAATGTAATCCCATAACCATAGGCAAGCAAAAATTACATTTATGTAGACGATTATGCCAAACCAAAAATTCTATACTATGCTGAAAAGGTGTTTAATTAATTCTTAAAAGTGTACATAAATGGCGCAAAAAATACTTATTATTGATAGCAGTAGCATGATTGCTATGCGCTTAAAAGTACTGCTTGAGCTAATTGGTTGTGAAGTTGAATTAGTTCATTATTCTATGTTTGATCAAAGCAGCAACATAGATGCGTACGATATGCTTGCCTTTTCACAAGGGACACCAACAAATCTGGTTGCTTCGTTGGTAAAACAAGCAACCCGACAATCATTTTTACTTTTAGCTCCCAAGGCTGAAAGTGGTGAATTGCTTGATGCATTTGGTAAATTAAATGAGCTTGTTCCAGATGCCACTATTATTTATCCAT contains:
- a CDS encoding glutathione peroxidase produces the protein MIRKLIFGLTLALGCVSVTTNAADTNSPSAKTDTCDDFTNVSLRKLRSTETLNLCEFKNKPLLIVNTASNCGFTSQFEGLETLYKKYKEQGLVVLGFPSDDFFQEENDEKDTAKVCYVNYGVTFPMLATSAVRGSDANPIFKHLNAKTSSPNWNFYKYVVSADRQSVTRFNSRVKPDSAKLESAIKSAF
- a CDS encoding GNAT family N-acetyltransferase; the protein is MTIRLAKPDDLTAIVAIYNETIPSRMVTADTEEVTVADKQPWFDSHTAQRPIFVYCENDQVLAWVSYKSFYGRPAYDGTVELSIYITSAAQGKGLGKKLMQFAQQQAQKLDIEVLLGFIFSHNEPSIKLFKHFDFAVWGELPNVARMDNQLYSLTIFGKHLM
- a CDS encoding peptidylprolyl isomerase encodes the protein MAVASARHILVDSEAQCLDLKDKIEQGEDFAELAKLHSNCPSGQDGGALGEFGPGMMVPEFDKVVFSAPLNQVQGPVQTQFGYHLLEVTSRSE